One stretch of Streptomyces sp. 135 DNA includes these proteins:
- the pucL gene encoding factor-independent urate hydroxylase: protein MPTILGQNQYGKAENRVVKITRDGDTHHIKDLNVSVALSGDLDDVHYNGSNANCLPTDTTKNTCFAFAKEYGIESAEQYGIHLARHFVDSQPSIHRARIRIEEYSWERIGGSDSNAKFIGADEVKHSFVRKGQETRLAQITYDGEQFEVLSGLKDLTVMNSTNSEFWGYIKDKYTTLQEDYDRILATSLSTWWRHNWTSDEQRMPSWERSYEQAKKHILHAFVETYSLSLQQTLYQMGSRVINNRSEIDEIRFSAPNKHHFRQDLSPFGLDNEAKDGAVYYAADRPYGLIEATILRDGVEPKIPVDMTNL from the coding sequence GGCAAGGCTGAGAACCGGGTCGTAAAGATCACGCGGGACGGCGACACCCATCACATCAAGGACCTGAACGTCTCCGTCGCCCTCTCCGGCGACCTGGACGACGTCCACTACAACGGCTCGAACGCCAACTGCCTGCCGACGGACACGACGAAGAACACCTGCTTCGCGTTCGCCAAGGAGTACGGCATCGAGTCCGCCGAGCAGTACGGCATCCACCTCGCCCGGCACTTCGTCGACAGCCAGCCCTCGATCCACCGCGCGCGGATCCGCATTGAGGAGTACTCCTGGGAGCGCATCGGCGGCTCCGACAGCAACGCCAAGTTCATCGGCGCCGACGAGGTCAAGCACTCCTTCGTCCGCAAGGGGCAGGAGACACGGCTCGCCCAGATCACCTATGACGGCGAGCAGTTCGAGGTTCTTTCGGGGCTGAAGGACCTGACCGTGATGAACTCCACGAACTCCGAGTTCTGGGGCTACATCAAGGACAAGTACACGACGCTCCAGGAGGATTACGACCGTATCCTCGCCACCTCCCTGTCCACCTGGTGGCGGCACAACTGGACCAGCGACGAGCAGCGCATGCCGAGCTGGGAGCGGTCGTACGAGCAGGCCAAGAAGCACATCCTGCACGCCTTCGTGGAGACCTACTCGCTCTCCCTCCAGCAGACGCTGTACCAGATGGGTTCGCGGGTCATCAACAACCGCAGCGAGATCGACGAGATCCGCTTCTCCGCGCCCAACAAGCACCACTTCCGTCAGGACCTCTCGCCCTTCGGCCTCGACAACGAGGCGAAGGACGGAGCCGTCTACTACGCCGCCGACCGTCCCTACGGCCTCATCGAGGCCACCATCCTGCGGGACGGCGTCGAGCCGAAGATCCCGGTCGACATGACCAACCTCTGA